The following proteins are co-located in the Helicoverpa armigera isolate CAAS_96S chromosome 23, ASM3070526v1, whole genome shotgun sequence genome:
- the LOC110373724 gene encoding putative glutathione-specific gamma-glutamylcyclotransferase 2 gives MSEEQSKVMEAKKEPFWVFGYGSLCWNPGFEYQQSITGYVKGFSRRFWQGNTTHRGTDSKPGRVATLIEDKEGITWGKAFLISPDNNAALPYLSTRECQLGGYRTHTVHFHPRPNLFASSSSSAPYYSSEKKHALLYIAVPENRHWLGAAPLPDIAKQILECQGQSGPNAEYLLRLADFMREEIPEALDEHLFSLERLVRKFASDMKICLRTLMGEESQEEKAEVKAVVPSYQFASRVPEKKLRCVNM, from the exons atGTCAGAAGAACAGAGTAAAGTCATGGAAGCGAAGAAGGAGCCATTCTGGGTGTTTGGGTACGGTTCGCTGTGCTGGAACCCAGGTTTTGAGTACCAGCAGTCAATTACTGGGTACGTGAAGGGATTCTCAAGAAGATTCTGGCAAGGAAACACGACACACAGAGGGACTGATTCGAAG CCCGGCCGAGTCGCGACTCTAATAGAAGACAAGGAA ggCATCACCTGGGGCAAAGCGTTCCTGATATCACCAGACAACAACGCAGCCCTACCTTACCTATCCACCCGAGAATGCCAGCTCGGTGGCTACAGAACCCACACAGTTCACTTCCACCCTCGTCCTAATCTCTTCGCCTCTTCATCTTCCTCCGCTCCTTACTACTCTTCGGAGAAAAAACACGCTCTCCTATACATCGCCGTACCTGAAAACCGGCATTGGTTAGGAGCAGCCCCTCTACCAGATATAGCTAAGCAAATTCTAGAATGCCAAGGACAGTCCGGTCCAAACGCGGAATACCTCTTAAGGCTAGCAGACTTCATGAGGGAAGAAATCCCTGAGGCGTTAGACGAACACCTTTTTTCTTTGGAAAGGCTGGTGAGGAAATTCGCTTCGGATATGAAGATCTGCCTGAGGACGTTAATGGGAGAGGAATCGCAGGAAGAAAAGGCTGAGGTTAAGGCGGTCGTGCCAAGCTACCAGTTCGCTTCGAGAGTCCCGGAGAAGAAACTGCGTTGTGTCAATATGTGA
- the LOC110373728 gene encoding fibroblast growth factor receptor homolog 1 isoform X1 encodes MNLAAIAFWREMPIAFTLLVATACLVTAKDIVLDKDYTTLEASLNERLRLTCGIKPNGEKSSVLWYKDGLLVDTQKSRVVQQRQWLRIKGFRAKDAGLYSCKTDNDNEKEMTIRLTLKHNGAHDMEDYQADMGVRALPETLSQIKSAALVENNTLDDNITDSKRFIKDEDLDEKGEKDEKEHPNYGHVDEKQEYFPPRFKHPTKLYKMDMKPAGNSIRLRCAAEGNPTPNITWYKNRSTPISRVFFQPSYGKWSMALDELTKADNGNYTCVVCNILGCIEHTVVLHIQERLYAKPVLTQGAENLTVVVGDTARFSCQFLTDLHSSQYWMYFTKNEYIYNETIDTDALIKESVVYPDYSKVVTSENPTDKPEQLTIYNVTKDDEGWYVCVALNSLGNTTAKGYLTVLESQPVQEAPDHGKHTLLINILTVVLGAMFFVAAIIVVMICKKLKREKEQKQLAIETARAVIVTHWTKKVTVEKPQMNGSPTATGEALLMPVVKIEKQKLSQVQNTTSDSMMMSEYELPMDIDWEVPRESLCLGKVLGEGEFGKVVKAECVGILKPGMQSVVAVKMLKEGHTDAEMMALVSEMEMMKMIGKHVNIINLLGCCTQDGPLYVIVEYAPNGNLREFLRNHRPGNRYESPTEELKEKKTLTQKDLVSFSYQVARGMEYLASRRCIHRDLAARNVLVSDDCILKIADFGLAKDVHSNDYYRKKTEGRLPVRWMAPESLYHKVFTTQTDVWSFGVLLWEIMTLGGTPYPTVPGQYMYQHLSAGHRMEKPPCCSLEIYMLMRECWSFSPGDRPSFTELVEDLDKILTVTANQEYLDLGLPQLDTPPSSYDGSGDESDSDFPFIK; translated from the exons ACAAAGACTACACAACACTAGAAGCGTCACTGAACGAGAGGCTGCGGCTCACTTGCGGTATAAAGCCGAACGGAGAGAAGTCCTCAGTGCTGTGGTACAAAGATGGACTGCTGGTCGATACTCAGAAGAGCAGAGTTGTCCAGCAAAGGCAGTG GTTAAGAATAAAAGGATTCAGAGCCAAAGATGCTGGGCTTTATTCTTGTAAGactgataatgataatgaaaaagAGATGACGATTAGGCTCACTTTGAAACATAATGGTGCCCATGATATGGAAG ATTACCAAGCAGACATGGGCGTAAGAGCACTTCCAGAAACGCTATCACAAATCAAAAGTGCAGCACTAGTTGAGAACAACACGTTAGACGATAACATCACAGACAGCAAACGATTTATAAAGGACGAAGATCTTGATGAGAAAGGAGAGAAAGATGAAAAAGAACATCCAAATTACGGCCACGTTGATGAAAAACAGGAATATTTCCCTCCCCGTTTTAAGCACCctacaaaactttataaaatggaCATGAAACCTGCTGGGAATTCCATAAGACTGAGATGTGCTGCAgaag GGAACCCAACGCCTAATATTACTTGGTACAAGAACAGGAGTACGCCAATATCTAGGGTGTTCTTCCAACCGTCTTATGGGAAATGGTCGATGGCTTTGGACGAGCTGACGAAAGCCGACAACGGAAATTATACTTGTGTTGTCTGTAATATTCTTGGCTGTATCGAGCATACTGTTGTTCTTCATATACAAG AGCGTTTGTACGCGAAACCAGTGTTGACTCAAGGCGCTGAAAACTTGACCGTTGTAGTCGGTGACACAGCTAGGTTCAGCTGTCAATTCCTCACTGATTTACACTCTTCACAATACTGGATGTACTTCACTAAAAACGAGTACATATACAATGAAACTATAGATACTGACGCCTTGATCAAGGAGTCTGTGGTCTATCCTGATTATAGCAAAGTTGTCACG AGTGAGAACCCAACAGACAAACCAGAACAACTCACAATATACAATGTGACTAAGGATGACGAAGGATGGTATGTCTGTGTTGCCCTTAACAGTTTGGGCAATACTACTGCTAAAGGATACTTAACTGTATTggaat CACAACCAGTACAAGAAGCCCCCGACCATGGAAAGCACACACTCCTCATAAACATACTTACTGTAGTCCTCGGAGCCATGTTCTTCGTAGCTGCCATCATAGTGGTCATGATATGCAAGAAGCTGAAGAGAGAGAAGGAGCAGAAGCAGTTGGCTATAGAGACGGCGAGAGCAGTGATTGTTACGCATTGGACAAAGAAGGTGACGGTTGAGAAGCCGCAGATGAATGGCTCGCCGACGGCTACTGGTGAAGCTTTG CTAATGCCAGTAGTGAAGATCGAGAAACAAAAGCTATCGCAAGTGCAGAACACGACAAGCGATTCCATGATGATGTCAGAGTACGAGCTTCCGATGGACATAGACTGGGAAGTGCCGAGGGAATCCCTGTGTTTGGGGAAGGTGCTCGGTGAAGGAGAATTCGGCAAAGTCGTGAAGGCTGAATGTGTTGGTATATTGAAGCCGGGAATGCAGTCTGTTGTTGCTGTTAAGATGTTGAAAG AGGGCCACACGGACGCAGAGATGATGGCACTGGTCTCGGAAATGGAAATGATGAAGATGATCGGCAAGCATGTGAACATCATCAACTTGCTCGGCTGCTGCACACAAGACGGTCCACTTTATGTTATTGTTGAATACGCACCCAATGGAAACTTGAGGGAGTTCCTGAGGAATCATCGACCTGGCAATCG ATACGAATCACCGACAGAAGaactaaaagaaaagaaaacgcTTACTCAGAAAGATCTAGTCTCATTCTCATATCAAGTAGCAAGAGGAATGGAATATTTGGCGTCCAGACGG TGTATCCACCGTGACTTAGCCGCTCGTAACGTGCTGGTCTCAGACGACTGTATCCTCAAGATAGCTGACTTCGGCTTAGCCAAGGATGTCCACAGTAATGACTACTACAGGAAGAAGACAGAAGGCAGGCTGCCGGTCCGGTGGATGGCTCCAGAGTCGCTGTACCATAAAGTTTTTACTACGCAGACTGATGT CTGGTCATTTGGCGTGTTGCTGTGGGAGATCATGACTCTAGGCGGGACGCCGTACCCGACTGTCCCGGGACAGTACATGTACCAGCATCTCAGCGCTGGACATCGGATGGAGAAGCCTCCGTGTTGTAGTCTTGAAAT ATACATGCTGATGCGCGAGTGCTGGTCCTTCTCTCCAGGAGACAGACCTTCCTTCACGGAGCTCGTCGAAGACCTGGACAAGATCCTCACAGTGACTGCAAACCAGGAATACCTGGACCTCGGTCTACCACAACTGGACACTCCACCTTCAAGTTACGACGGTTCTGGTGACGAGAGTGACAGTGACTTTCCTTTCATCAAATAG
- the LOC110373728 gene encoding fibroblast growth factor receptor homolog 1 isoform X2, with protein MNLAAIAFWREMPIAFTLLVATACLVTAKDIVLDKDYTTLEASLNERLRLTCGIKPNGEKSSVLWYKDGLLVDTQKSRVVQQRQWLRIKGFRAKDAGLYSCKTDNDNEKEMTIRLTLKHNGAHDMEDYQADMGVRALPETLSQIKSAALVENNTLDDNITDSKRFIKDEDLDEKGEKDEKEHPNYGHVDEKQEYFPPRFKHPTKLYKMDMKPAGNSIRLRCAAEGNPTPNITWYKNRSTPISRVFFQPSYGKWSMALDELTKADNGNYTCVVCNILGCIEHTVVLHIQERYPSKPYIKEGYPGNVTVLVNDTAVLSCPPVSDLEPYLYWIRPANYTAKDAEVGPSDMPIPTGDVIESENPTDKPEQLTIYNVTKDDEGWYVCVALNSLGNTTAKGYLTVLESQPVQEAPDHGKHTLLINILTVVLGAMFFVAAIIVVMICKKLKREKEQKQLAIETARAVIVTHWTKKVTVEKPQMNGSPTATGEALLMPVVKIEKQKLSQVQNTTSDSMMMSEYELPMDIDWEVPRESLCLGKVLGEGEFGKVVKAECVGILKPGMQSVVAVKMLKEGHTDAEMMALVSEMEMMKMIGKHVNIINLLGCCTQDGPLYVIVEYAPNGNLREFLRNHRPGNRYESPTEELKEKKTLTQKDLVSFSYQVARGMEYLASRRCIHRDLAARNVLVSDDCILKIADFGLAKDVHSNDYYRKKTEGRLPVRWMAPESLYHKVFTTQTDVWSFGVLLWEIMTLGGTPYPTVPGQYMYQHLSAGHRMEKPPCCSLEIYMLMRECWSFSPGDRPSFTELVEDLDKILTVTANQEYLDLGLPQLDTPPSSYDGSGDESDSDFPFIK; from the exons ACAAAGACTACACAACACTAGAAGCGTCACTGAACGAGAGGCTGCGGCTCACTTGCGGTATAAAGCCGAACGGAGAGAAGTCCTCAGTGCTGTGGTACAAAGATGGACTGCTGGTCGATACTCAGAAGAGCAGAGTTGTCCAGCAAAGGCAGTG GTTAAGAATAAAAGGATTCAGAGCCAAAGATGCTGGGCTTTATTCTTGTAAGactgataatgataatgaaaaagAGATGACGATTAGGCTCACTTTGAAACATAATGGTGCCCATGATATGGAAG ATTACCAAGCAGACATGGGCGTAAGAGCACTTCCAGAAACGCTATCACAAATCAAAAGTGCAGCACTAGTTGAGAACAACACGTTAGACGATAACATCACAGACAGCAAACGATTTATAAAGGACGAAGATCTTGATGAGAAAGGAGAGAAAGATGAAAAAGAACATCCAAATTACGGCCACGTTGATGAAAAACAGGAATATTTCCCTCCCCGTTTTAAGCACCctacaaaactttataaaatggaCATGAAACCTGCTGGGAATTCCATAAGACTGAGATGTGCTGCAgaag GGAACCCAACGCCTAATATTACTTGGTACAAGAACAGGAGTACGCCAATATCTAGGGTGTTCTTCCAACCGTCTTATGGGAAATGGTCGATGGCTTTGGACGAGCTGACGAAAGCCGACAACGGAAATTATACTTGTGTTGTCTGTAATATTCTTGGCTGTATCGAGCATACTGTTGTTCTTCATATACAAG AACGCTACCCATCGAAGCCATACATAAAGGAAGGTTACCCCGGTAACGTGACAGTTCTGGTCAACGACACAGCAGTTTTATCCTGTCCACCAGTCTCAGATCTTGAACCGTATCTGTACTGGATCAGACCAGCCAATTATACTGCGAAAGACGCTGAAGTTGGACCCAGTGATATGCCAATACCTACGGGAGATGTTATAGAg AGTGAGAACCCAACAGACAAACCAGAACAACTCACAATATACAATGTGACTAAGGATGACGAAGGATGGTATGTCTGTGTTGCCCTTAACAGTTTGGGCAATACTACTGCTAAAGGATACTTAACTGTATTggaat CACAACCAGTACAAGAAGCCCCCGACCATGGAAAGCACACACTCCTCATAAACATACTTACTGTAGTCCTCGGAGCCATGTTCTTCGTAGCTGCCATCATAGTGGTCATGATATGCAAGAAGCTGAAGAGAGAGAAGGAGCAGAAGCAGTTGGCTATAGAGACGGCGAGAGCAGTGATTGTTACGCATTGGACAAAGAAGGTGACGGTTGAGAAGCCGCAGATGAATGGCTCGCCGACGGCTACTGGTGAAGCTTTG CTAATGCCAGTAGTGAAGATCGAGAAACAAAAGCTATCGCAAGTGCAGAACACGACAAGCGATTCCATGATGATGTCAGAGTACGAGCTTCCGATGGACATAGACTGGGAAGTGCCGAGGGAATCCCTGTGTTTGGGGAAGGTGCTCGGTGAAGGAGAATTCGGCAAAGTCGTGAAGGCTGAATGTGTTGGTATATTGAAGCCGGGAATGCAGTCTGTTGTTGCTGTTAAGATGTTGAAAG AGGGCCACACGGACGCAGAGATGATGGCACTGGTCTCGGAAATGGAAATGATGAAGATGATCGGCAAGCATGTGAACATCATCAACTTGCTCGGCTGCTGCACACAAGACGGTCCACTTTATGTTATTGTTGAATACGCACCCAATGGAAACTTGAGGGAGTTCCTGAGGAATCATCGACCTGGCAATCG ATACGAATCACCGACAGAAGaactaaaagaaaagaaaacgcTTACTCAGAAAGATCTAGTCTCATTCTCATATCAAGTAGCAAGAGGAATGGAATATTTGGCGTCCAGACGG TGTATCCACCGTGACTTAGCCGCTCGTAACGTGCTGGTCTCAGACGACTGTATCCTCAAGATAGCTGACTTCGGCTTAGCCAAGGATGTCCACAGTAATGACTACTACAGGAAGAAGACAGAAGGCAGGCTGCCGGTCCGGTGGATGGCTCCAGAGTCGCTGTACCATAAAGTTTTTACTACGCAGACTGATGT CTGGTCATTTGGCGTGTTGCTGTGGGAGATCATGACTCTAGGCGGGACGCCGTACCCGACTGTCCCGGGACAGTACATGTACCAGCATCTCAGCGCTGGACATCGGATGGAGAAGCCTCCGTGTTGTAGTCTTGAAAT ATACATGCTGATGCGCGAGTGCTGGTCCTTCTCTCCAGGAGACAGACCTTCCTTCACGGAGCTCGTCGAAGACCTGGACAAGATCCTCACAGTGACTGCAAACCAGGAATACCTGGACCTCGGTCTACCACAACTGGACACTCCACCTTCAAGTTACGACGGTTCTGGTGACGAGAGTGACAGTGACTTTCCTTTCATCAAATAG